From Streptomyces sp. NBC_00370, a single genomic window includes:
- a CDS encoding RNA polymerase sigma factor SigF, with amino-acid sequence MSPRLDEPRTPIATSAAPPVPTIPAPTAAGPTPASGAQGLSGAEALADLPEIPPYDEVGALDARALSKTLFARLESVEEGTYEHAYVRNTLVELNLALVKFAASRFRSRSEPMEDIVQVGTIGLIKSIDRFELSRGVEFPTFAMPTIIGEIKRFFRDTSWSVRVPRRLQELRLDLAKATDELSQRLDRSPSVAELAEALGISGEEVIEGMAASNAYTASSLDAQPEEDDTEGALSDRIGYEDHSLEGIEYVESLKPLIAGLPSRDRQILSLRFVANMTQSEIGEELGISQMHVSRLLSRTLTRLRKGLTVEE; translated from the coding sequence ATGTCACCCCGGCTCGACGAACCGCGTACCCCGATCGCGACGTCGGCAGCTCCCCCCGTACCGACCATCCCCGCACCGACCGCCGCCGGCCCCACTCCGGCATCCGGCGCGCAGGGCCTGTCCGGCGCCGAGGCGCTGGCGGACCTGCCCGAGATCCCGCCCTACGACGAGGTCGGGGCGCTGGACGCACGGGCGCTGTCGAAGACCTTGTTCGCGCGGCTGGAGTCCGTCGAAGAGGGCACGTACGAGCACGCGTACGTCCGCAACACCCTGGTCGAGCTGAATCTCGCCCTGGTCAAGTTCGCGGCCTCCCGGTTCCGCTCCCGCAGCGAGCCGATGGAGGACATCGTCCAGGTCGGCACGATCGGCCTGATCAAGTCCATCGACCGCTTCGAGCTCAGCCGAGGCGTCGAGTTCCCCACCTTCGCGATGCCAACCATCATCGGCGAGATCAAGCGCTTCTTCCGCGACACGTCGTGGTCGGTGCGCGTGCCGCGCAGGCTCCAGGAACTCCGCCTCGACCTGGCGAAGGCGACGGACGAACTGTCCCAGCGCCTCGACCGCTCCCCCAGCGTCGCCGAACTGGCCGAAGCGCTCGGGATCAGCGGCGAAGAGGTCATCGAGGGCATGGCGGCGAGCAACGCCTACACGGCCAGCTCGCTGGACGCGCAGCCCGAGGAGGACGACACCGAGGGCGCGCTCTCGGACCGGATCGGCTACGAGGACCACAGCCTGGAGGGCATCGAGTACGTCGAGTCCCTCAAGCCCCTGATCGCCGGCCTCCCGTCCCGCGACCGCCAGATCCTCTCGCTGCGCTTCGTCGCGAACATGACGCAGTCGGAGATCGGCGAGGAACTGGGCATCTCGCAGATGCACGTCTCCCGCCTGCTCTCGCGCACGCTGACAAGGCTCAGAAAGGGCCTGACAGTGGAGGAGTGA
- a CDS encoding TetR/AcrR family transcriptional regulator: MTPRTPSRRADYAEQTRQAIIDAARTLFVQRGFFGSKIDEIAELAHVAPGTVYAVGGGKQGLLRIMVDEWAQAPLLKESLERMRGLRDPREVLALVASSSRRVREDHGAVMRVLLHTAPHDETAAEGLRESTERYRGTLAAVAEHLHGLGGLADGVDVRHATDVLWFYFGYAGYLTLTEDNGWPLQQAEKWLLIQCERTLLGDRSPAGE, encoded by the coding sequence GTGACCCCCCGTACCCCCAGCCGTCGCGCCGACTACGCGGAGCAGACGCGTCAGGCGATCATCGACGCGGCCCGCACCCTCTTCGTCCAACGCGGGTTCTTCGGCAGCAAGATCGACGAGATCGCCGAACTCGCCCATGTGGCGCCGGGCACGGTCTACGCGGTCGGCGGCGGCAAACAGGGGCTGCTGCGGATCATGGTCGACGAGTGGGCGCAGGCGCCGCTGCTGAAGGAGAGCCTGGAGCGGATGCGCGGGCTGCGCGATCCCCGGGAGGTGCTGGCGCTCGTGGCCTCGTCGAGCCGAAGGGTCCGCGAGGACCACGGCGCCGTCATGCGGGTTCTGCTGCACACGGCGCCGCACGACGAGACCGCGGCCGAGGGCCTGCGCGAGTCCACCGAGCGCTACCGGGGCACACTGGCCGCCGTCGCCGAGCACCTGCACGGTCTCGGTGGTCTCGCCGACGGTGTCGATGTTCGGCACGCGACCGATGTCCTGTGGTTCTACTTCGGGTACGCCGGCTATCTCACGCTCACCGAGGACAACGGTTGGCCGCTTCAGCAGGCGGAGAAGTGGCTGCTGATCCAGTGCGAACGCACACTCCTGGGAGACAGAAGCCCCGCCGGGGAGTGA
- a CDS encoding GMC family oxidoreductase, with protein MTHVATSLPAEADFVIVGAGAAGCVLAARLSEDRDCRVLLLEAGTTTGAEPEALIPGNAFQLLAGPRSWGDLTTPQQAVGGRRVGLPQGRGLGGGSSMNMMAWFHGRPEDYDTWQARGATGWGWSDVRPALRDVEDSDRGGDERHGVGGPMSISSIRDAGPLPLTFVAAGVEHGLPLVDDFNGPAGEGVGLVQSNIRDGRRHSVVDGYLAPAAGRDNLTVATGQQVTSVLWDGVRAVGVRVGDTEVSAGRGVVLCAGALRSPQLLMLSGVGPADHLGGLGVPLVRDLPGVGANLRDHPMVTPVWPVTDGSPLWNSLTADDVRDYQLLRRGPLASLTQAAAVLRSDDTRPVADLQFTLTLLGMTAEMTLMEEPVVTCAISVLDPDSHGTVRLAGPDPTRAPLVDPGYLTDEGDRARLRSGLRRARDLFRTPTLAKATGGEPLTPQDWSGEGLDAWIDGNVISEWHPVGTCRMGTDHTAVVDPATMAVHGTEGLYVADASVMPTITRGNTQAPTIMIAERASTRIARATVA; from the coding sequence ATGACGCACGTGGCAACGTCGCTGCCGGCCGAGGCGGACTTCGTGATCGTGGGGGCCGGGGCGGCCGGCTGCGTACTGGCCGCACGGCTGAGCGAGGACCGCGACTGCCGCGTACTGCTGCTGGAGGCAGGCACGACCACCGGCGCGGAACCGGAGGCCCTGATCCCGGGAAACGCCTTCCAGCTCCTCGCGGGACCGCGCTCCTGGGGCGACCTGACCACACCTCAACAGGCCGTCGGCGGACGCCGGGTAGGGCTGCCGCAGGGGCGCGGGCTCGGCGGTGGCAGCAGCATGAACATGATGGCGTGGTTCCACGGGCGTCCGGAGGACTACGACACCTGGCAGGCGCGCGGCGCGACGGGCTGGGGCTGGTCCGACGTACGTCCCGCTCTGCGCGACGTCGAGGACAGTGACCGTGGTGGCGACGAGCGGCACGGCGTGGGCGGCCCGATGTCCATCAGCTCGATCCGGGACGCCGGGCCCCTGCCCCTCACCTTTGTCGCGGCCGGCGTCGAACACGGACTGCCGCTGGTCGACGACTTCAACGGGCCGGCCGGCGAGGGGGTGGGCCTGGTCCAGAGCAACATCCGGGACGGCCGGCGGCACAGCGTGGTGGACGGCTATCTGGCACCGGCAGCAGGCCGGGACAACCTCACCGTCGCCACCGGGCAGCAGGTCACCTCCGTGCTGTGGGACGGCGTGCGGGCCGTCGGCGTGCGGGTGGGAGACACGGAAGTCAGCGCCGGGCGCGGGGTGGTGCTGTGTGCCGGCGCCCTGCGCAGCCCGCAGTTGCTGATGCTCTCCGGAGTCGGCCCCGCCGACCACCTGGGCGGCCTCGGGGTGCCTCTGGTGCGCGATCTGCCGGGGGTGGGCGCCAACCTGCGGGACCACCCGATGGTCACCCCGGTGTGGCCGGTGACCGACGGCAGTCCGCTCTGGAATTCGCTGACCGCGGACGACGTACGCGACTACCAGCTGCTGCGCCGCGGCCCGCTCGCCTCGCTCACCCAGGCGGCGGCCGTGCTGCGCAGCGACGACACGCGCCCGGTGGCCGATCTCCAGTTCACGCTGACACTGCTGGGTATGACCGCGGAGATGACCCTCATGGAGGAGCCGGTCGTCACCTGCGCGATCAGCGTCCTGGACCCGGACAGCCACGGCACCGTACGACTGGCCGGCCCGGATCCGACCCGGGCGCCGCTCGTCGACCCGGGGTATCTCACCGACGAGGGCGACCGCGCCCGCCTGCGCTCCGGCCTCCGCCGAGCCCGCGACCTCTTCCGCACCCCGACCCTGGCGAAGGCCACCGGCGGTGAACCGCTGACCCCCCAGGACTGGTCGGGCGAGGGCCTCGACGCGTGGATCGACGGCAACGTGATCAGCGAATGGCACCCGGTCGGCACCTGCCGGATGGGCACCGACCACACGGCGGTGGTCGACCCGGCCACGATGGCGGTGCACGGTACGGAGGGCTTGTACGTCGCCGACGCCTCGGTCATGCCCACCATCACCCGAGGCAACACCCAGGCCCCCACGATCATGATCGCCGAACGAGCGTCCACACGCATCGCACGCGCGACCGTCGCATAG
- a CDS encoding TIGR03619 family F420-dependent LLM class oxidoreductase has protein sequence MRIGFTLPQMGALAHFPRDVARFARQAEELGADSLWVGDRLLAPVSPTVGYGGGSTIPAAFHALLDPFALLTIAATATERALLGTNVLNAPWYPPALLARSLTTIDLVSGGRLLPGFGVGWSPEEYAAVGVPMKERGARLDECLDALDVYWSDNPAEYHGAHWTIPATYADLKPVQRPRPPVYLGGYSPAAMRRAARRADGWLPVVRPGSAAGWAFDAAQINVPADEVRRLAAEEGRDPAGLGLILRVYPTEEATVEQVAEAIAGAERETAVDHAFVDLMEIATDIDQALDIVGRVLELSRGR, from the coding sequence GTGCGTATCGGGTTCACGTTGCCGCAGATGGGTGCCCTCGCCCACTTCCCCCGCGACGTCGCGCGCTTCGCGCGGCAGGCTGAGGAGCTGGGCGCTGACAGTCTGTGGGTGGGCGACCGGCTGCTCGCCCCGGTCAGTCCGACGGTCGGGTACGGCGGCGGCAGTACGATCCCGGCGGCCTTCCACGCGCTCCTCGACCCGTTCGCGCTGCTGACGATCGCGGCGACCGCCACCGAGCGGGCACTGCTCGGCACCAACGTCCTGAACGCGCCCTGGTATCCGCCGGCCCTGCTCGCCAGGTCGCTGACCACCATCGATCTGGTCAGTGGCGGCAGGCTGCTGCCGGGCTTCGGCGTCGGCTGGTCGCCCGAGGAGTACGCGGCCGTCGGCGTACCGATGAAGGAGCGCGGGGCGCGGCTGGACGAGTGCCTCGACGCGTTGGACGTCTACTGGTCGGACAACCCCGCCGAGTACCACGGCGCCCACTGGACGATCCCCGCGACGTACGCCGACCTGAAGCCGGTGCAGCGCCCGCGCCCGCCGGTCTACCTGGGCGGTTACTCACCGGCCGCGATGCGCCGCGCAGCCCGGCGGGCCGACGGGTGGCTGCCCGTCGTCCGGCCGGGATCGGCGGCGGGGTGGGCGTTCGACGCGGCGCAGATCAACGTACCGGCGGACGAGGTGCGGCGGCTCGCTGCGGAAGAGGGCCGGGACCCCGCCGGCCTCGGCCTGATCCTGCGGGTCTACCCGACGGAGGAGGCCACGGTCGAGCAGGTGGCCGAGGCCATCGCCGGGGCGGAGCGGGAGACCGCCGTCGACCACGCCTTCGTGGACCTCATGGAGATCGCCACCGACATCGACCAGGCGCTCGACATCGTCGGCCGGGTGCTGGAGCTGTCCAGGGGGCGATGA
- a CDS encoding lipoprotein translates to MRGLIRGVGFGVVPAALLLTAVTGCSGEPGKDKRAGSAASPAKKADSAGSADAGAVAVAKKGGSVGGAGSPCALPVTFDLAAGWQPEAVDTDGEFGALTQGPVTLSCEIDAKPAGNIGFLRVWTGSEKSADVRADLKAFVAEEAAHRDQETYTDLTVDGLDAAEIVYVNTSDALDAPKKERALALATPKGVVVLHLGGLDSAEHDAMLPAYELAKRTLQDA, encoded by the coding sequence ATGCGGGGCTTGATACGGGGCGTGGGCTTCGGGGTGGTGCCGGCGGCGCTGCTGCTGACGGCCGTGACGGGGTGTTCGGGCGAGCCCGGGAAGGACAAGCGGGCGGGCTCCGCCGCGAGTCCGGCGAAGAAGGCGGACAGCGCCGGGAGCGCGGACGCCGGCGCCGTCGCCGTCGCGAAGAAGGGCGGTTCGGTCGGTGGCGCCGGCTCGCCGTGCGCCCTGCCGGTCACCTTCGACCTCGCGGCCGGCTGGCAGCCGGAGGCCGTCGACACGGACGGTGAGTTCGGCGCCCTGACGCAGGGTCCGGTGACGCTGAGCTGCGAGATCGACGCCAAGCCCGCAGGCAACATCGGCTTCCTGCGCGTCTGGACGGGCAGCGAGAAGAGCGCGGACGTCCGCGCGGACCTGAAGGCGTTCGTCGCTGAAGAGGCGGCCCACCGCGACCAAGAGACCTACACCGACCTCACGGTGGACGGCCTCGATGCGGCGGAGATCGTGTACGTCAACACCAGCGACGCACTCGACGCCCCGAAGAAGGAACGCGCCCTCGCCCTGGCCACACCGAAGGGCGTCGTCGTCCTGCACCTCGGTGGCCTCGACTCCGCGGAGCACGACGCGATGCTCCCGGCGTACGAACTGGCCAAGCGAACCCTTCAGGACGCCTGA
- the hutI gene encoding imidazolonepropionase, translating into MNKPSPATAVPNTGTTAITNIASLVTNDPSLGDGSPIGLIQDAAVVFDGDRVVWVGESSKAPATDNAFDAGGRAALPGFVDSHSHLVFAGDRTQEFNARMSGRAYSAGGIRTTVAATRAASDAALDANVARYIAEALRQGTTTQETKSGYGLTVADESRALRIAGRHTDEVTYLGAHIVPPEHTDDPAAYVALVTGDMLDSCAPYARWIDVFCEKGAFDGDQARAVLTAGKAKGLHPRVHANQLSYGPGVQLAVELDAASADHCTHLTDADIDALAHSRTVATLLPGAEFSTRATWPDARRLLEAGATVALSTDCNPGSSFTSSMPFCVALAVRDMGMTPDEAVWSATAGGAAALRRTDIGHLTPGARADLTLLDAPSHVHLAYRPGVPLVSTVWRGGRRVYDAWVSPRSL; encoded by the coding sequence ATGAACAAGCCGAGCCCGGCCACGGCTGTGCCGAACACCGGCACAACCGCCATCACCAACATCGCAAGCCTGGTCACCAACGACCCCTCCCTCGGTGACGGATCCCCCATCGGTCTGATCCAGGACGCGGCGGTCGTCTTCGACGGCGACCGCGTCGTCTGGGTCGGTGAGTCAAGCAAAGCACCCGCCACTGACAACGCCTTCGACGCGGGCGGCAGGGCCGCGCTCCCCGGCTTCGTCGACTCCCACTCCCACCTCGTCTTCGCCGGCGACCGCACCCAGGAGTTCAACGCCCGCATGTCGGGCCGCGCCTACTCGGCCGGCGGCATCCGCACCACCGTCGCCGCCACCCGCGCCGCGTCCGACGCCGCACTCGACGCCAACGTCGCGCGGTACATCGCCGAGGCGCTGCGCCAGGGCACCACCACCCAGGAGACCAAGTCGGGGTACGGCCTGACCGTCGCCGACGAGTCGCGCGCCCTGCGCATCGCGGGCCGGCACACTGACGAAGTCACCTACCTCGGCGCCCACATCGTCCCGCCCGAGCACACCGACGACCCCGCGGCCTACGTCGCACTGGTCACCGGCGACATGCTCGACTCCTGCGCCCCGTACGCCCGTTGGATCGACGTCTTCTGCGAGAAGGGCGCCTTCGACGGCGACCAGGCCCGAGCGGTCCTCACCGCGGGCAAGGCCAAGGGTCTGCACCCCCGCGTGCACGCCAACCAACTCTCGTACGGCCCCGGCGTCCAGCTCGCCGTCGAACTCGACGCCGCGTCGGCCGACCACTGCACCCACCTCACGGACGCGGACATCGACGCGCTCGCCCACAGCCGTACGGTCGCGACGCTGCTCCCCGGCGCGGAGTTCTCCACCCGCGCCACCTGGCCGGACGCCCGCCGGCTGCTCGAAGCGGGGGCCACCGTCGCACTCTCCACGGACTGCAACCCGGGCTCGTCCTTCACCTCGTCCATGCCGTTCTGCGTCGCGCTCGCCGTACGGGACATGGGCATGACCCCCGACGAGGCGGTCTGGTCGGCGACGGCAGGCGGCGCTGCGGCCCTGCGCCGCACCGACATCGGCCACCTGACCCCCGGCGCCCGCGCCGACCTCACGCTCCTCGACGCCCCGAGCCACGTCCACCTCGCCTACCGGCCGGGCGTCCCGCTGGTCTCCACGGTGTGGCGCGGCGGCCGGCGGGTGTACGACGCGTGGGTCTCGCCGCGCTCCCTATGA
- a CDS encoding formimidoylglutamate deiminase has protein sequence MTQPPQAPQAAEEPQTSQEPQPGGAGRAPGAVYWLEHAWLDNHVEPGVAVEVADGRISEIRTGVETPPPGATALRGLTLPGLANTHSHAFHRALRSTAQVGSGTFWTWRDVMYRIAGRLTPDTYHALARAVYAEMALAGIAAVGEFHYLHHAPDGTPYDNPNAMGEALIAAAGEAGIRITLLDTAYLASGITERRGGAPPDRHQIRFSDGSATAWAERTSALKGADHARIGAAIHSVRAVPAEQLATVAEWAGQRQAPLHVHLSEQTAENDACLSVHGCTPTRLLADHGVLGARTTGIHNTHLTDDDIALLGSTRTGTCMCPTTERDLADGIGPAARLQHAGSPLSLGSDSHAVIDLFEEARALELNERLRSRSRGHWTAAALVNAATANGHEALGWPEAGRIEQGALADLVTVALDSVRTAGPLPRLGAETAVFAASAADVRHTVVGGRHVVRDGAHALVPDVPRALAESIAALRG, from the coding sequence ATGACACAGCCACCGCAGGCGCCGCAGGCAGCCGAGGAACCACAGACATCGCAGGAACCACAGCCCGGGGGAGCCGGGCGCGCGCCCGGCGCCGTCTACTGGCTGGAGCACGCCTGGCTCGACAACCACGTCGAACCCGGGGTGGCGGTCGAGGTCGCCGACGGCCGGATCAGCGAGATCCGCACCGGCGTCGAGACCCCGCCGCCCGGCGCGACGGCGCTGCGCGGACTGACCCTGCCCGGCCTCGCCAACACGCACTCGCACGCCTTCCACCGCGCCCTGCGCTCCACGGCCCAGGTCGGCTCCGGCACCTTCTGGACCTGGCGCGACGTCATGTACCGCATCGCCGGCCGGCTCACCCCCGACACGTACCACGCGCTCGCCCGCGCTGTGTACGCCGAGATGGCGCTGGCCGGCATCGCGGCCGTCGGAGAGTTCCACTATCTCCACCACGCGCCGGACGGCACGCCCTACGACAACCCGAACGCCATGGGGGAGGCCCTGATCGCCGCCGCCGGCGAGGCCGGCATCCGTATCACCCTGCTCGACACCGCCTATCTCGCGTCCGGCATCACCGAGCGGCGCGGCGGCGCACCGCCGGACCGCCACCAGATCCGCTTCTCCGACGGCTCCGCCACGGCCTGGGCCGAGCGGACTTCCGCACTCAAGGGGGCGGACCACGCCAGGATCGGCGCGGCCATCCACTCCGTACGCGCCGTGCCCGCCGAACAGCTGGCCACCGTCGCCGAATGGGCCGGGCAGCGGCAGGCGCCGCTGCACGTCCATCTGTCCGAGCAGACCGCCGAGAACGACGCCTGTCTCTCCGTACACGGCTGCACCCCCACCCGTCTCCTCGCCGACCACGGCGTACTCGGCGCCCGCACCACGGGCATCCACAACACCCATCTCACCGACGACGACATCGCCCTGCTGGGGTCGACCCGCACCGGCACCTGCATGTGCCCCACCACCGAACGCGACCTGGCCGACGGCATCGGCCCGGCCGCCCGCCTCCAGCACGCGGGCTCGCCGCTCTCGCTCGGCAGCGACAGCCACGCCGTCATCGACCTCTTCGAGGAGGCCCGCGCCCTCGAACTCAACGAGCGCCTGCGCTCCCGCAGCCGAGGCCACTGGACGGCGGCGGCCCTGGTCAACGCCGCGACCGCCAACGGTCACGAAGCGCTCGGCTGGCCCGAGGCAGGCCGTATCGAACAGGGCGCCCTCGCTGACCTCGTCACCGTCGCGCTGGACTCCGTCAGAACAGCGGGGCCACTGCCCCGGCTCGGTGCGGAGACAGCCGTATTCGCCGCGTCAGCGGCCGACGTGCGCCATACGGTCGTCGGCGGCCGTCATGTCGTACGGGACGGTGCCCACGCGCTCGTACCCGATGTGCCGAGGGCGCTGGCGGAGTCGATCGCCGCGCTACGAGGCTGA
- a CDS encoding allantoate amidohydrolase, translated as MSVPSAPSVTPSPNVPSFQQMWRELAPVGRDSGSHGYRRYAWTPADTDCRAWFREQAELRGLAYELDRNGNQWAWLGDPLAGDAVATGSHLDSVPDGGAFDGPLGVVSSFAALDELRAREATFSKPLAIANFGDEEGARFGLACVGSRLTAGQLTLDQAHALRDADGVTLPQAMEAAGHDPAAIGADPERLARIGAFVELHVEQGRALDLSGDAVGVASAIWPHGRWRFDFRGEANHAGTTRLADRRDPMLSYAETVLAARREAAIVGALATFGKVSVEPNGVNAIPSLVRGWLDSRAADQASLDMVVAGIEAAARESAEAAGIELSVVRESFTPVVDFDHALREELARLLGTDARPVPVLPTGAGHDAGILSGSIPTAMLFVRNPTGVSHSPAESAEEDDCAAGVLALADVLEGLACG; from the coding sequence ATGAGCGTGCCCTCCGCCCCGAGCGTGACCCCCTCTCCGAATGTGCCCTCCTTCCAGCAGATGTGGCGCGAACTGGCCCCGGTCGGCCGGGACTCCGGCTCGCACGGCTACCGCCGCTACGCCTGGACCCCGGCCGACACCGACTGCCGCGCCTGGTTCCGCGAACAGGCCGAACTGCGCGGGCTGGCCTACGAGCTGGACCGCAACGGCAACCAGTGGGCCTGGCTCGGCGACCCCCTGGCCGGTGACGCCGTCGCGACCGGCTCGCACTTGGACTCCGTACCCGACGGCGGCGCCTTCGACGGCCCGCTCGGTGTCGTCTCCTCCTTCGCCGCGCTGGACGAACTGCGCGCCAGGGAAGCGACGTTCAGCAAGCCGCTCGCCATCGCCAACTTCGGCGACGAGGAAGGCGCGCGCTTCGGCCTGGCCTGCGTCGGCTCACGCCTGACCGCCGGGCAGCTCACCCTCGACCAGGCGCACGCCCTGCGCGACGCCGACGGCGTCACCCTGCCGCAGGCCATGGAAGCCGCAGGACACGACCCGGCCGCCATCGGCGCGGACCCCGAACGGCTGGCCCGCATCGGCGCGTTCGTCGAGCTGCACGTCGAGCAGGGGCGCGCCCTCGACCTGTCGGGCGACGCCGTCGGGGTCGCCTCGGCGATCTGGCCGCACGGCCGCTGGCGGTTCGACTTCCGGGGCGAGGCCAACCACGCGGGCACCACCCGCCTCGCCGACCGCCGCGACCCGATGCTGAGCTACGCCGAGACCGTGCTCGCCGCCCGCCGCGAGGCGGCGATCGTCGGCGCCCTCGCCACCTTCGGGAAGGTCTCCGTCGAACCCAACGGCGTCAACGCCATCCCTTCCCTCGTCCGTGGCTGGCTGGACTCCCGCGCCGCCGACCAGGCGTCGCTGGACATGGTCGTCGCCGGTATCGAGGCCGCCGCCCGGGAGAGCGCCGAGGCCGCCGGTATCGAGCTGAGCGTCGTACGGGAGTCGTTCACCCCCGTGGTCGACTTCGACCACGCCCTGCGCGAGGAACTGGCGAGGCTGCTGGGCACCGACGCCCGTCCCGTGCCCGTCCTGCCGACCGGCGCGGGACACGACGCGGGTATTTTGTCCGGATCGATCCCCACCGCCATGCTGTTCGTACGCAACCCCACCGGTGTCTCGCACTCCCCGGCCGAATCGGCCGAGGAGGACGACTGCGCCGCGGGGGTCCTGGCACTCGCCGACGTACTGGAAGGACTGGCGTGCGGATGA
- the hutU gene encoding urocanate hydratase, with protein MSGPRPVRAPRGTELSALGWPQEAALRMLQNNLDPEVAEHPDKLVVYGGTGKAARDWRSFDAMVRTLRTLKQDETMLVQSGRPVGVLQTHEWAPRVLIANSNLVGDWANWEEFRRLEALGLTMYGQMTAGSWIYIGTQGILQGTYETFAAVAAKRFGGTLAGTITLTAGLGGMGGAQPLAVTMNDGVVICIDCDPRAIERRIEHRFLDVRADSLEQALQLAVEARDARRPLSIGLLGNAAELLPRMLAEGAPVDIVTDQTSAHDPLAYLPLGVDFDDMAAYAAEKPADFTTRARESMARHVEAMVGFMDAGAEVFDYGNSIRGEAQLAGYERAFAFPGFVPAYIRPLFSEGKGPFRWAALSGEASDIHKTDQAILELFPAGDSAQNESLHRWIKMAGERVHFQGLPARICWLGYGERDKAGERFNDMVASGELAAPVVIGRDHLDAGSVASPYRETEAMLDGSDAIADWPLLNAMVNVASGASWVSIHHGGGVGMGRSIHAGQVTVADGTALAGEKIRRVLTNDPGMGVIRHVDAGYEIAERVADERGVRVPMREEDPA; from the coding sequence ATGTCAGGTCCCCGCCCCGTACGGGCCCCGCGCGGTACGGAACTGAGCGCCCTGGGATGGCCGCAGGAAGCCGCTCTGCGGATGCTCCAGAACAACCTCGACCCCGAGGTCGCCGAACATCCCGACAAGCTCGTCGTGTACGGCGGCACGGGCAAGGCGGCCCGCGACTGGCGCTCGTTCGACGCGATGGTCCGTACGCTGCGCACGCTGAAGCAGGACGAGACGATGCTCGTCCAGTCCGGCCGTCCGGTGGGTGTGCTGCAAACTCACGAGTGGGCGCCCCGGGTGCTCATCGCCAACTCGAACCTGGTCGGCGACTGGGCGAACTGGGAGGAGTTCCGCCGCCTCGAAGCCCTCGGCCTCACCATGTACGGCCAGATGACGGCCGGCTCCTGGATCTACATCGGCACCCAGGGCATCCTCCAGGGCACCTACGAGACGTTCGCGGCCGTCGCAGCCAAGCGGTTCGGCGGGACCCTCGCCGGCACGATCACCCTCACCGCGGGGCTCGGCGGCATGGGCGGCGCGCAGCCGCTGGCCGTGACCATGAACGACGGCGTCGTCATCTGTATCGACTGCGACCCGCGCGCCATCGAGCGCCGGATCGAGCACCGCTTCCTCGACGTACGGGCCGACAGCCTGGAGCAGGCGCTCCAGCTCGCCGTCGAGGCACGCGACGCCCGCAGGCCGCTCTCCATCGGGCTGCTCGGCAACGCGGCGGAGCTGCTGCCCCGGATGCTCGCCGAAGGCGCCCCCGTCGACATCGTCACCGACCAGACGTCGGCGCACGACCCGCTCGCCTATCTGCCGCTCGGCGTCGACTTCGACGACATGGCCGCTTACGCGGCGGAGAAGCCCGCCGACTTCACCACGCGGGCCCGCGAGTCGATGGCCCGGCACGTGGAGGCGATGGTCGGCTTCATGGACGCGGGCGCCGAGGTCTTCGACTACGGCAACTCCATCCGGGGCGAGGCCCAACTGGCCGGTTACGAGCGCGCCTTCGCCTTCCCCGGCTTTGTCCCCGCCTACATCAGGCCGCTGTTCAGCGAGGGCAAGGGCCCCTTCCGCTGGGCCGCCCTGTCCGGCGAGGCGTCGGACATCCACAAGACGGACCAGGCGATCCTGGAACTGTTCCCTGCGGGCGACTCCGCGCAGAACGAGTCCCTGCACCGCTGGATCAAGATGGCCGGCGAGCGGGTCCACTTCCAGGGCCTGCCGGCCCGGATCTGCTGGCTCGGCTACGGCGAGCGCGACAAGGCGGGCGAGCGGTTCAACGACATGGTCGCGAGTGGCGAGCTGGCCGCGCCGGTCGTCATCGGCCGCGACCACCTCGACGCGGGCTCCGTCGCCTCCCCGTACCGCGAGACCGAAGCCATGCTGGACGGCTCCGACGCCATCGCCGACTGGCCGCTGCTCAACGCCATGGTCAATGTGGCGTCCGGCGCCTCCTGGGTCTCGATCCACCACGGCGGCGGGGTCGGCATGGGCCGCTCCATCCACGCGGGACAGGTCACGGTCGCCGACGGCACGGCCCTGGCGGGCGAGAAGATCCGCCGCGTCCTGACCAACGACCCCGGCATGGGCGTCATCCGCCATGTCGACGCCGGGTACGAGATCGCCGAGCGCGTCGCCGACGAGCGTGGCGTCCGCGTCCCGATGCGCGAGGAGGACCCGGCATGA